Proteins encoded by one window of Seriola aureovittata isolate HTS-2021-v1 ecotype China chromosome 4, ASM2101889v1, whole genome shotgun sequence:
- the LOC130167165 gene encoding transmembrane protein 255B isoform X1, whose translation MTARIKGAAGRDKPVPQSRATEMIVRVRRALWLVLGMLSLSLLLVVLGVYTTTRTESLNVTGYTSGVILTLGSFLGLLGLRLEENRKQLLTAAIVFLSFGIITSFLCLVIDGVCIVLNMDMRPLRAERCQYYSSGTSYVYENFYTSVSCWNLKESCTMTVRSGTCYCCDLYDCANGGYLNNYYEFVGVRSCEEVFTLYILICTLTGLNLVALFTGILTTAVLGSIKDSRSSSPVTKPSESTASSPTAPLLTDANTHTVHQLHPGASMYFTPAEKTAASQSFPSASTPHSESNPPPFAPLTSLLPFRDHDLSA comes from the exons ATGACTGCAAGGATCAAAGGAGCAGCGGGCCGGGACAAACCAGTGCCTCAGAGCCGAGCAACAG AAATGATAGTAAGGGTCAGGAGAGCTCTGTGGCTGGTGCTGGGCAtgctctctctgtccctgctgctggtggtgctgggaGTCTACACAACCACCCGAACAGAGAGCCTGAATGTGACTGGCTACACCTCCGGGGTTATT CTGACCCTTGGATCGTTCCTAGGACTTCTGGGACTCCGCCTTGAGGAAAACCGCAAGCAGCTG CTGACGGCGGCGATTGTATTCCTCAGCTTTGGGATCATCACCTCTTTTCTTTGCCTGGTGATTGATGGCGTCTGTATTGTCTTAAACATG GACATGCGTCcactgagagcagagagatgcCAGTATTACAGCAGTGGCACCAGCTACGTCTATGAAAATTTCTACACCTCA GTGTCATGTTGGAATCTAAAGGAGTCTTGTACCATGACAGTACGAAGTGGAACCTGCTACTGCTGCGACCTGTACGACTGCGCCAA CGGAGGCTACCTCAACAACTACTATGAGTTTGTTGGAGTACGAAGCTGCGAGGAAGTTTTCACTCTTTATATCTTGATCTGCACACTCACTGGCCTGAACCTCGTGGCCCTCTTCACAGGGATACTGACCACAGCGGTGCTTGGCAGCATCAAGGACTCG AGGAGTAGCAGCCCTGTGACGAAGCCCTCTGAGAGCACAGCATCTTCCCCTACAGCTCCTCTGCTGACggatgccaacacacacacagttcaccaACTCCACCCA GGAGCCTCGATGTATTTCACTCCAGCAGAAAAGACAGCTGCCTCGCAGAGCTTTCCCTCAGCATCGACTCCTCACTCAGAATCCAATCCTCCTCCCTTCGCCCCGCTGACCAGCCTGCTGCCTTTCAGAGACCACGACCTCTCTGCATGA
- the LOC130167165 gene encoding transmembrane protein 255B isoform X2, giving the protein MTARIKGAAGRDKPVPQSRATEMIVRVRRALWLVLGMLSLSLLLVVLGVYTTTRTESLNVTGYTSGVILTLGSFLGLLGLRLEENRKQLLTAAIVFLSFGIITSFLCLVIDGVCIVLNMDMRPLRAERCQYYSSGTSYVYENFYTSVSCWNLKESCTMTVRSGTCYCCDLYDCANGGYLNNYYEFVGVRSCEEVFTLYILICTLTGLNLVALFTGILTTAVLGSIKDSGASMYFTPAEKTAASQSFPSASTPHSESNPPPFAPLTSLLPFRDHDLSA; this is encoded by the exons ATGACTGCAAGGATCAAAGGAGCAGCGGGCCGGGACAAACCAGTGCCTCAGAGCCGAGCAACAG AAATGATAGTAAGGGTCAGGAGAGCTCTGTGGCTGGTGCTGGGCAtgctctctctgtccctgctgctggtggtgctgggaGTCTACACAACCACCCGAACAGAGAGCCTGAATGTGACTGGCTACACCTCCGGGGTTATT CTGACCCTTGGATCGTTCCTAGGACTTCTGGGACTCCGCCTTGAGGAAAACCGCAAGCAGCTG CTGACGGCGGCGATTGTATTCCTCAGCTTTGGGATCATCACCTCTTTTCTTTGCCTGGTGATTGATGGCGTCTGTATTGTCTTAAACATG GACATGCGTCcactgagagcagagagatgcCAGTATTACAGCAGTGGCACCAGCTACGTCTATGAAAATTTCTACACCTCA GTGTCATGTTGGAATCTAAAGGAGTCTTGTACCATGACAGTACGAAGTGGAACCTGCTACTGCTGCGACCTGTACGACTGCGCCAA CGGAGGCTACCTCAACAACTACTATGAGTTTGTTGGAGTACGAAGCTGCGAGGAAGTTTTCACTCTTTATATCTTGATCTGCACACTCACTGGCCTGAACCTCGTGGCCCTCTTCACAGGGATACTGACCACAGCGGTGCTTGGCAGCATCAAGGACTCG GGAGCCTCGATGTATTTCACTCCAGCAGAAAAGACAGCTGCCTCGCAGAGCTTTCCCTCAGCATCGACTCCTCACTCAGAATCCAATCCTCCTCCCTTCGCCCCGCTGACCAGCCTGCTGCCTTTCAGAGACCACGACCTCTCTGCATGA
- the LOC130167165 gene encoding transmembrane protein 255B isoform X3 has translation MTARIKGAAGRDKPVPQSRATEMIVRVRRALWLVLGMLSLSLLLVVLGVYTTTRTESLNVTGYTSGVILTLGSFLGLLGLRLEENRKQLLTAAIVFLSFGIITSFLCLVIDGVCIVLNMDMRPLRAERCQYYSSGTSYVYENFYTSVSCWNLKESCTMTVRSGTCYCCDLYDCANGGYLNNYYEFVGVRSCEEVFTLYILICTLTGLNLVALFTGILTTAVLGSIKDSVAE, from the exons ATGACTGCAAGGATCAAAGGAGCAGCGGGCCGGGACAAACCAGTGCCTCAGAGCCGAGCAACAG AAATGATAGTAAGGGTCAGGAGAGCTCTGTGGCTGGTGCTGGGCAtgctctctctgtccctgctgctggtggtgctgggaGTCTACACAACCACCCGAACAGAGAGCCTGAATGTGACTGGCTACACCTCCGGGGTTATT CTGACCCTTGGATCGTTCCTAGGACTTCTGGGACTCCGCCTTGAGGAAAACCGCAAGCAGCTG CTGACGGCGGCGATTGTATTCCTCAGCTTTGGGATCATCACCTCTTTTCTTTGCCTGGTGATTGATGGCGTCTGTATTGTCTTAAACATG GACATGCGTCcactgagagcagagagatgcCAGTATTACAGCAGTGGCACCAGCTACGTCTATGAAAATTTCTACACCTCA GTGTCATGTTGGAATCTAAAGGAGTCTTGTACCATGACAGTACGAAGTGGAACCTGCTACTGCTGCGACCTGTACGACTGCGCCAA CGGAGGCTACCTCAACAACTACTATGAGTTTGTTGGAGTACGAAGCTGCGAGGAAGTTTTCACTCTTTATATCTTGATCTGCACACTCACTGGCCTGAACCTCGTGGCCCTCTTCACAGGGATACTGACCACAGCGGTGCTTGGCAGCATCAAGGACTCG GTGGCAGAATAA
- the rnf7 gene encoding RING-box protein 2, whose product MDDGDEPGLVLSHNTSSGSKSGGDKMFSLKKWNAVAMWSWDVECDTCAICRVQVMDACLRCQAENKQEDCVVVWGECNHSFHNCCMSLWVKQNNRCPLCQQDWVVQRIGK is encoded by the exons ATGGATGACGGTGACGAGCCGGGTCTAGTCCTCTCTCACAACACTTCTTCAGGCTCTAAGTCGGGCGGGGACAAGATGTTTTCCCTAAAGAAGTGGAATGCTGTAGCGATGTGGAGCTGGGACGTTGAATGCGACACCTGTGCCATCTGTCGGGTACAGGTGATGG ACGCTTGTCTCCGATGCCAGGcggaaaacaaacaggaggattGTGTTG TTGTATGGGGGGAGTGCAACCACTCCTTCCATAATTGCTGCATGTCCCTTTGGGTGAAGCAGAACAACCGCTGTCCCCTCTGCCAGCAGGACTGGGTGGTTCAGAGAATCGGCAAATAA
- the grk7b gene encoding rhodopsin kinase grk7-b, which produces MDELPVLDTLVANTAYLKAQQIDLNELKKRRLTLTLPNPKKSSSLQAAVGKNFESLCEQQPIGRKLFQQFLLSSNPQYVAATEFLEELNNWSFAEDEIRETSKQTILTKFCQPESRSFLSYLTGEDAEKCKDLSDKNFDDVTMGQMREATRNFLKGKPFSEYLKSPLFYRFLQFKEYEKQKIDDKYFYEFRTLGRGGFGEVCAVQVKHTGQMYACKKLNKARLKKKGGERLALLEKQILEKVNSLFIVNLAYAFANRTHLCLVMDLMIGGDLKFHIYELGARGIRMERVVYYAAQITTGILHLHSMDIVYRDMKPENVLLDGKGQCRLSDLGLAVEMPKGKMICQKAGTTGYMAPEILKQEYYRTSVDWWALGCSIYEMVAARLPFKDFREKVQNEEVTRRTLEDDCKFEHNSFDAPTKDIISHFLKRKVELRLGCRGGDPRSHAFFKSINFYRLEAGLAEPPWVPKPNVVYAKDMDKFMHTSKVQDVALDDKDEKFFREFSTGAVSIQWQKEMIDSGLFDQLNDPKPNGHASETVWKSSMCIIL; this is translated from the exons ATGGACGAACTGCCTGTACTGGACACCCTGGTGGCCAACACAGCCTACCTGAAGGCGCAGCAGATAgatttaaatgagctgaaaaaGCGGAGGCTCACGCTGACACTGCCCAATCCAAAGaagtcttcttctctgcaggcCGCTGTAGGGAAGAATTTCGAGTCACTGTGTGAGCAACAGCCTATTGGAAGGAAATTGTTCCAGCAGTTTCTCCTGTCCTCTAACCCGCAGTATGTGGCTGCCACTGAGTTCCTTGAGGAGCTGAATAACTGGAGCTTTGCTGAAGATGAAATCAGAGAGACTTCCAAACAAACAATCCTCACTAAGTTCTGTCAACCTGAGTCCAGGAGTTTTCTCTCCTACCTTACAGGAGAGGATGCTGAGAAATGCAAGGATTTATCAGACAAGAACTTTGATGACGTGACGATGGGCCAGATGAGAGAAGCCACAAGGAATTTCCTGAAGGGAAAACCTTTCTCTGAGTACCTGAAAAGCCCCTTATTTTATAGGTTCTTGCAGTTTAAGGAGTATGAGAAGCAGAAGATTGATGACAAATACTTTTATGAGTTTAGGACTTTGGGAAGAGGCGGCTTTGGTGAG GTATGTGCGGTGCAGGTGAAACACACAGGCCAAATGTATGCCTGCAAGAAGCTGAACAAGGCTCGTCTGAAGAAGAAAGGTGGCGAGAGGCTGGCCCTCCTGGAGAAGCAGATCCTGGAGAAGGTCAACAGCCTTTTCATTGTGAACCTGGCTTACGCTTTCGCCAACAGAACCCACCTGTGCCTGGTCATGGACCTCATGATCGGAGGAGACCTCAAATTTCATATCTATGAGCTTGGTGCGCGGGGTATCCGTATGGAGCGTGTTGTTTACTACGCGGCCCAGATAACCACTGGCATCCTCCACCTGCACTCCATGGACATTGTGTACCGGGATATGAAGCCTGAGAATGTACTGCTGGATGGAAAAGGACAGTGTCGACTATCAGACCTCGGATTGGCCGTGGAGATGCCGAAGGGCAAAATGATTTGCCAAAAG GCTGGTACGACTGGCTACATGGCTCCTGAAATCCTGAAGCAGGAGTATTACCGCACGTCTGTGGACTGGTGGGCGCTGGGCTGCAGCATCTATGAGATGGTCGCTGCCCGTTTGCCCTTTAAAGACTTCAGAGAAAAGGTGCAGAATGAGGAGGTTACTCGCCGTACTCTGGAGGACGACTGCAAGTTTGAACACAATAGCTTTGATGCTCCCACCAAAGACATTATCAGCCACTTTCTCAAGAGGAAGGTGGAGCTTCGGCTGGGGTGTCG TGGTGGTGACCCAAGAAGCCACGCTTTTTTCAAGAGTATCAATTTCTATCGTCTGGAGGCGGGGCTGGCGGAGCCCCCCTGGGTGCCAAAGCCCAACGTGGTCTACGCCAAAGACATGGACAAATTCATGCACACCTCCAAGGTCCAGGACGTTGCGCTTGATGATAAGGATGAGAAGTTTTTCAGGGAGTTCAGCACAGGTGCCGTCTCTATCCAGTGGCAGAAGGAGATGATTGACAGCGGATTGTTTGACCAGCTGAACGACCCCAAACCGAATGGACATGCCTCTGAGACTGTGTGGAAATCCAGCATGTGCATCATACTTTAA